One window of Streptomyces sp. SUK 48 genomic DNA carries:
- a CDS encoding alpha/beta hydrolase — MTVASTLSLPARTAHRFVEVDGVDVFYRESLPERPDAPVLLLLHGFPSASHQFRRLIDTLGRDHRLIAPDYPGSGYTVAPEGFTYSFDRLADIVEGFTERLGLRRFAMYLFDFGAPVGFRLALRHPERIAGLVVQNGNAYEEGLSGAARAFTALTPDTPGAEQAVLDLLAPGSVRAQYEGGTADPELIAPEGWLLDQHFLDLPGHREAQRALFYDYKNNVAAYPAWQAWLREHRPPTLITWGTGDPFFTVPGARAYLRDLPAAELHLFDTGHFALEDHLPRIAPLIAGFLSGVPAA, encoded by the coding sequence ATGACGGTCGCAAGCACGCTCTCCCTCCCGGCCCGGACCGCCCACCGTTTCGTCGAGGTCGACGGGGTGGACGTCTTCTACCGGGAGTCCCTGCCCGAGCGCCCCGACGCCCCGGTGCTGCTGCTCCTGCACGGCTTCCCGTCCGCCTCGCACCAGTTCCGCCGGCTGATCGACACCCTCGGCCGTGACCACCGGCTGATCGCCCCGGACTACCCGGGCTCCGGGTACACCGTGGCCCCGGAGGGGTTCACCTACTCCTTCGACCGGCTCGCCGACATCGTCGAGGGCTTCACCGAGCGCCTGGGGCTCCGGCGCTTCGCGATGTACCTCTTCGACTTCGGCGCCCCGGTCGGCTTCCGCCTGGCGCTCCGGCATCCGGAGCGGATCGCGGGGCTGGTCGTGCAGAACGGCAACGCGTACGAGGAGGGCCTGTCGGGCGCGGCCCGCGCGTTCACCGCCCTCACCCCCGACACCCCGGGCGCCGAGCAGGCCGTACTCGATCTGCTCGCCCCCGGTTCCGTCCGCGCCCAGTACGAGGGCGGCACCGCCGACCCCGAGCTGATCGCCCCCGAGGGCTGGCTGCTCGACCAGCACTTCCTCGACCTGCCGGGCCACCGCGAGGCACAGCGCGCGCTGTTCTACGACTACAAGAACAACGTCGCCGCCTATCCCGCGTGGCAGGCGTGGCTGCGCGAGCACCGGCCCCCGACCCTGATCACCTGGGGCACCGGCGACCCCTTCTTCACCGTCCCCGGCGCCCGCGCCTACCTGCGCGACCTGCCCGCCGCCGAACTCCATCTGTTCGACACGGGCCACTTCGCCCTGGAGGACCACCTGCCCCGGATCGCCCCCCTGATCGCCGGCTTCCTGTCCGGGGTGCCCGCCGCATGA
- a CDS encoding class I SAM-dependent methyltransferase, whose amino-acid sequence MATRASALRPVGTVTRGTTNPNRLRRMDRWIAAAHGAELRRAAEPLAVDLGYGAAPWTAVELLGRLRTAAPRTRVVGIEIEPERVAAARPYEREGLVFRHGGFEVPVAGRPLLIRAANVLRQYDEDQVAAVWERLCARLAPAGGGSRGGLLVEGTCDEIGRRHVWVALGPEGPRTVTFATRLGSLDRPSDLAERLPKALIHRNVPGEPVHAFLRDFDRAWAAAAPYAAYGARQRWLRTVRALTADWPVTDAPVRWRQGEVTVAWGALAPVK is encoded by the coding sequence ATGGCAACCCGCGCATCCGCCCTCCGCCCCGTGGGGACCGTGACGCGCGGCACCACCAACCCCAACCGGCTGCGCCGCATGGACCGCTGGATCGCGGCCGCGCACGGCGCCGAGCTGCGCCGCGCCGCCGAGCCGCTCGCCGTCGACCTCGGCTACGGCGCCGCCCCCTGGACCGCCGTGGAACTGCTCGGCAGGCTGCGCACCGCGGCCCCGCGCACCCGGGTCGTCGGCATCGAGATCGAGCCGGAGCGGGTCGCGGCGGCGCGGCCGTACGAGCGCGAGGGGCTGGTCTTCCGGCACGGCGGCTTCGAGGTCCCGGTGGCCGGGCGGCCGCTGCTGATCCGCGCGGCGAACGTGCTGCGCCAGTACGACGAGGACCAGGTCGCCGCCGTCTGGGAGCGGCTGTGCGCGCGGCTGGCCCCGGCGGGCGGCGGCTCGCGCGGGGGGCTGCTGGTCGAGGGGACGTGCGACGAGATCGGGCGGCGGCACGTCTGGGTGGCGCTCGGGCCCGAGGGGCCGCGGACCGTCACCTTCGCCACCCGGCTCGGCTCCCTGGACCGCCCCTCCGACCTCGCCGAACGGCTGCCGAAGGCGCTGATCCACCGCAATGTGCCCGGTGAGCCGGTGCACGCCTTCCTGCGCGACTTCGACCGCGCCTGGGCGGCGGCCGCGCCGTACGCCGCGTACGGCGCCCGGCAGCGCTGGCTGCGCACGGTGCGCGCCCTCACCGCGGACTGGCCGGTGACGGACGCGCCGGTCCGCTGGCGGCAGGGTGAAGTGACCGTGGCGTGGGGGGCTTTGGCGCCGGTGAAGTGA
- a CDS encoding fused response regulator/phosphatase, with protein sequence MPVPVPRQRAIPAVESGQAQAAGSVGGPLKEEAHRDAAPVNGATLTLLLIEDDPVGSPIVPELLDSAGKPVRVRTARNLTEAERLLTDDVHCILLDLALPAPGGGDTDDELAVLHHVLQLAPRHAVLALTGSGDAERGAQAVRVGAQDYLVRDELDSRLLSRAVRYAVERKRSDTAERRLTESRLRAQENRRLERGLLPTPLLDGSSLRFAARYRPGRSRALLGGDFYDAVRTPDGTVHAMIGDVCGHGPDEAALGVELRIAWRALTLAGLCGDELLGTLQEVLEHERPDDEIFATLCTVDIAPDGRHAGLCLAGHPAPLLVRPGVPARLLPYDNNGPALGMLPGSRWSRMQVELGAEWSLMLYTDGLIEGRVGAGGERLGQDGMVEMIRRQLAEGLRGEELLRAAVQEVRRLNEGELADDVAVVLLDRTA encoded by the coding sequence ATGCCCGTACCCGTACCGCGGCAGAGAGCGATCCCGGCCGTGGAGAGTGGTCAGGCGCAGGCCGCCGGCAGTGTCGGCGGCCCCCTCAAGGAAGAGGCCCACCGCGACGCCGCGCCCGTGAACGGCGCCACTCTCACCCTGCTGCTGATCGAGGACGACCCGGTCGGCTCGCCGATCGTGCCCGAACTGCTGGACTCGGCCGGCAAGCCGGTCCGGGTGCGCACCGCCCGCAACCTCACCGAGGCCGAGCGGCTGCTCACCGACGACGTCCACTGCATCCTGCTGGACCTGGCGCTGCCCGCGCCGGGCGGCGGCGACACCGACGACGAGCTGGCCGTGCTCCATCACGTCCTCCAGCTCGCGCCCCGGCATGCCGTGCTGGCCCTGACCGGCTCCGGCGACGCCGAGCGCGGCGCCCAGGCGGTGCGCGTCGGCGCGCAGGACTACCTCGTCCGGGACGAGCTGGACAGCCGGCTGCTCAGCCGCGCCGTCCGCTACGCGGTGGAGCGGAAGCGATCCGACACCGCGGAGCGCAGGCTCACCGAGAGCCGGCTGCGGGCGCAGGAGAACCGGCGTCTGGAGCGCGGGCTGCTGCCCACGCCGCTGCTCGACGGCTCCTCGCTGCGGTTCGCGGCCCGGTACCGCCCGGGCCGCTCGCGCGCGCTGCTCGGCGGCGACTTCTACGACGCCGTGCGCACCCCCGACGGCACGGTGCACGCCATGATCGGAGACGTCTGCGGGCACGGCCCGGACGAGGCGGCGCTCGGCGTGGAGCTGCGCATCGCCTGGCGGGCGCTCACCCTCGCGGGACTGTGCGGGGACGAGCTGCTGGGCACCCTCCAGGAGGTGCTGGAGCACGAGCGCCCGGACGACGAGATCTTCGCGACGCTGTGCACGGTGGACATCGCGCCCGACGGCCGCCACGCGGGCCTGTGCCTGGCCGGCCATCCGGCCCCGCTGCTGGTGCGCCCCGGCGTACCGGCGCGGCTGCTGCCGTACGACAACAACGGCCCCGCCCTCGGCATGCTGCCCGGGTCGCGCTGGTCGCGGATGCAGGTGGAGCTGGGCGCCGAGTGGAGCCTGATGCTCTACACCGATGGGCTGATCGAGGGGCGTGTCGGGGCCGGCGGGGAGCGGCTCGGCCAGGACGGCATGGTGGAGATGATCCGCCGCCAGCTCGCCGAGGGGCTGCGGGGCGAGGAGCTGCTGCGGGCCGCGGTGCAGGAGGTGCGCCGGCTCAACGAGGGCGAGCTGGCGGACGACGTCGCGGTGGTGCTGCTGGACCGGACGGCGTAG
- a CDS encoding MBL fold metallo-hydrolase: MRARRLGWAGLEIEAGGERLLIDYVQDISPLFTGWKPGAHLATPSGTASAALVTHLHRDHTDAAALAEVLTPGAPVLRPAPGPGDSVDNLTTLPAERELARHRLAAEVVDVWSTRELGPFRATAVPAIDGLGDPQLNWVVEADGQRVLHGGDTMFHGYWWLIARRFGPFDAVFLPANGPVVDAPHLQPPSPLPAALDPRQAAVAAEILDARYAVPIHYEPEQPDKIAGYVEVPDPANELRTHAGRRARVLAVGEWLDLTA; the protein is encoded by the coding sequence ATGCGGGCGCGACGACTGGGCTGGGCCGGACTGGAGATCGAGGCGGGCGGCGAGCGGCTGCTGATCGACTATGTGCAAGACATCTCGCCGCTGTTCACGGGGTGGAAGCCCGGCGCGCACCTGGCGACGCCGAGCGGGACGGCGAGCGCCGCGCTGGTCACCCACCTGCACCGGGACCACACCGACGCGGCCGCGCTCGCGGAGGTGCTGACGCCGGGTGCGCCGGTGCTGCGACCGGCGCCCGGCCCCGGCGACAGCGTGGACAACCTGACGACACTGCCGGCCGAACGCGAACTGGCCCGGCACCGGCTGGCCGCCGAGGTCGTGGACGTCTGGTCCACCCGTGAACTCGGGCCGTTCCGCGCCACCGCGGTCCCGGCCATCGACGGGCTGGGCGACCCGCAGCTGAACTGGGTGGTGGAGGCCGACGGGCAGCGGGTCCTGCACGGCGGCGACACGATGTTCCACGGTTACTGGTGGCTCATCGCGCGCCGGTTCGGCCCCTTCGACGCGGTGTTCCTGCCCGCCAACGGCCCCGTGGTCGACGCGCCGCACCTCCAGCCGCCGAGCCCGCTGCCCGCCGCCCTCGACCCCCGGCAGGCCGCGGTCGCCGCGGAGATCCTCGACGCCCGCTACGCGGTGCCGATCCACTACGAGCCGGAGCAGCCGGACAAGATCGCGGGCTACGTCGAGGTCCCCGACCCGGCGAACGAACTGCGCACCCACGCCGGCCGCCGCGCCCGCGTCCTGGCCGTCGGCGAATGGCTGGACCTGACCGCCTGA
- a CDS encoding DUF2000 domain-containing protein — MSTPTPAPVPFEPAGPLRFDTKIAVLLRADLASWQRLNVTAFLVSGLGAMLPEVVGEPYEDADGARYLPMFRQPVLVFEGEKETLRAAHGRALGRALPCAVFTADLFATGNDRDNRAAVRAVTTADLDLVGLAVYGPRGGVDKVLKGARMHP; from the coding sequence ATGAGCACCCCGACCCCCGCCCCGGTCCCCTTCGAGCCCGCCGGGCCCCTCCGGTTCGACACCAAGATCGCCGTGCTGCTGCGCGCGGACCTGGCCTCCTGGCAGCGGCTGAACGTCACCGCGTTCCTGGTCAGCGGCCTCGGCGCGATGCTGCCCGAGGTGGTCGGCGAGCCCTACGAGGACGCGGACGGCGCCCGGTACCTGCCCATGTTCCGGCAGCCCGTGCTGGTCTTCGAGGGCGAGAAGGAGACCCTGCGCGCGGCCCACGGACGGGCGCTCGGCCGGGCCCTGCCCTGCGCCGTGTTCACCGCGGACCTGTTCGCCACCGGCAACGACCGCGACAACCGCGCGGCCGTACGCGCCGTGACCACGGCCGATCTGGATCTGGTCGGGCTCGCGGTGTACGGCCCGCGCGGCGGGGTGGACAAGGTGCTGAAGGGGGCGCGCATGCATCCCTGA
- a CDS encoding DUF2516 family protein: MLMLGFAGFMGILKIVLMALAAFALVDAAVRREDAFRAADKQNKVFWLIILGIALVASVIFSVLAILPIAGAVASIVYLVDVRPALRQVTGGGGFGRRRGGSSSDGPYGPYNGGR; the protein is encoded by the coding sequence ATGCTGATGTTGGGCTTCGCGGGATTCATGGGAATCCTGAAGATCGTCCTCATGGCCCTGGCCGCGTTCGCGCTCGTCGACGCCGCGGTGCGGCGCGAGGACGCCTTCCGCGCGGCCGACAAGCAGAACAAGGTCTTCTGGCTGATCATCCTGGGCATCGCCCTGGTCGCCAGCGTCATCTTCTCGGTCCTGGCCATCCTGCCGATCGCCGGCGCCGTGGCGAGCATCGTCTACCTCGTGGACGTACGCCCCGCGCTCCGGCAGGTCACGGGCGGCGGAGGCTTCGGCCGCCGCCGCGGCGGCAGCAGCAGCGACGGCCCGTACGGCCCGTACAACGGCGGTCGCTAG
- a CDS encoding carboxymuconolactone decarboxylase family protein, translated as MDARLNLMTNPVAGTFLKYVNSAGKVLTDSTLPAATQELVKLRASQINGCGFCTDMHSKDAEAAGESAQRLHLVAAWREATVFTEAERAALELTEQGTRIADAAGGVTDEAWAQAARHYDEEQLTALVGLIAVINLYNRVNVIVRQPAGDYQPGMFG; from the coding sequence ATGGACGCCCGTCTGAACCTGATGACCAACCCGGTCGCCGGCACGTTCCTCAAGTACGTCAACTCGGCCGGGAAGGTGCTGACGGACTCCACCCTCCCGGCCGCGACGCAGGAACTGGTCAAGCTCCGGGCCAGCCAGATCAACGGCTGCGGGTTCTGCACCGACATGCACAGCAAGGACGCCGAGGCCGCCGGGGAGAGCGCGCAGCGGCTGCACCTGGTCGCCGCCTGGCGCGAGGCCACGGTGTTCACGGAGGCCGAGCGGGCCGCGCTGGAGCTGACCGAGCAGGGGACCCGGATCGCGGACGCGGCCGGCGGGGTCACCGACGAGGCGTGGGCTCAGGCCGCCCGGCACTACGACGAGGAGCAGCTGACCGCGCTGGTCGGGCTGATCGCCGTCATCAATCTGTACAACCGGGTGAACGTCATCGTCCGGCAGCCCGCGGGCGACTACCAGCCCGGCATGTTCGGCTGA
- the mshA gene encoding D-inositol-3-phosphate glycosyltransferase — MSQYASRLGRRSPSATPRLRLLRRPRRVAMLSVHTSPLHQPGTGDAGGMNVYIVELAQRLAALGIEVEVFTRATAGDLPPTVQLAPGVLVRHVDAGPYEGLAKEELPAQLCAFTHGVMQAWAGHRPGYYDLVHSHYWLSGHVGWLAAQRWGVPLVHAMHTMAKVKNASLAAGDRPEPAARVIGETQIVAAADRLIANTDEEAGELVRHYEADPGSVAVVHPGVNLERFRPADGRAAARARLGLPKDALIPLFAGRIQPLKAPDVLLRAVAVLLDERPELRSRIVVPVVGGPSGSGLAKPEGLQKLAARLGIADVVRFRPPVGQEQLADWFRAASLLVMPSYSESFGLVAIEAQAAGTPVLAASVGGLPVAVRDGETGFLVQGHEPADYARVLARFADERALTPRMGDAAARHARSFGWDAAAAATADVYTAATQSYRRRVRSHHG, encoded by the coding sequence GTGAGCCAGTACGCCAGCAGGCTCGGGCGCCGCTCCCCGTCCGCCACGCCCCGGCTACGGCTGCTCCGCCGGCCCCGCAGGGTCGCGATGCTCTCCGTGCACACCTCGCCCCTGCACCAGCCCGGCACCGGCGACGCGGGCGGCATGAACGTCTACATCGTGGAGCTGGCCCAGCGGCTCGCCGCGCTCGGCATCGAGGTGGAGGTCTTCACCCGGGCCACCGCGGGCGATCTGCCGCCCACCGTCCAGCTCGCCCCCGGCGTCCTGGTCCGGCACGTCGACGCGGGCCCCTACGAGGGCCTCGCCAAGGAGGAGCTGCCCGCCCAGCTGTGCGCCTTCACGCACGGCGTGATGCAGGCATGGGCCGGCCACCGCCCCGGCTACTACGACCTGGTCCACTCCCACTACTGGCTCTCCGGCCACGTCGGCTGGCTCGCCGCCCAGCGCTGGGGCGTCCCCCTGGTGCACGCCATGCACACCATGGCCAAGGTCAAGAACGCCAGCCTGGCCGCCGGCGACCGCCCCGAGCCCGCCGCCCGGGTCATCGGCGAGACCCAGATCGTCGCCGCCGCCGACCGGCTGATCGCCAACACCGACGAGGAGGCCGGCGAACTGGTCCGGCACTACGAGGCCGACCCCGGCTCGGTCGCCGTCGTCCACCCCGGCGTCAACCTGGAGCGCTTCCGCCCCGCCGACGGCCGGGCCGCCGCCCGCGCCCGCCTCGGACTGCCGAAGGACGCCCTGATCCCCCTCTTCGCGGGCCGCATACAGCCCCTGAAGGCCCCGGACGTGCTGCTGCGCGCGGTCGCGGTCCTCCTCGACGAGCGCCCCGAGCTGCGCTCCAGGATCGTCGTGCCCGTCGTCGGCGGCCCCAGCGGCAGCGGCCTCGCCAAGCCCGAGGGCCTCCAGAAGCTGGCCGCCCGGCTCGGCATCGCGGACGTCGTACGGTTCCGCCCGCCCGTCGGCCAGGAGCAGCTCGCGGACTGGTTCCGGGCCGCATCCCTGCTGGTCATGCCGTCCTACAGCGAGTCCTTCGGGCTGGTCGCCATCGAGGCGCAGGCGGCCGGCACCCCGGTGCTCGCCGCCTCGGTCGGCGGGCTGCCGGTGGCGGTGCGCGACGGCGAGACCGGCTTCCTGGTCCAGGGGCACGAACCGGCCGACTACGCGCGCGTCCTCGCCCGGTTCGCCGACGAGCGGGCCCTCACCCCGCGGATGGGCGACGCCGCCGCCCGGCACGCCCGGTCCTTCGGCTGGGACGCGGCGGCCGCGGCGACCGCCGACGTCTACACGGCCGCGACCCAGTCGTACCGCCGTCGCGTACGCTCCCACCATGGGTGA
- a CDS encoding YbjN domain-containing protein, which yields MGDVEKAGQVLEAVFQDAELEWENPETGTYVVKLPGTHKLSTTLSLLVGRHSLSLNAFVVRHPDENEAGVHRWLLERNLKLYGVSYAVDRLGDVYVTARLPLASVTPDEIDRLLGQVLEAADGAFNSLLELGFATSIRKEYAWRVSRGESTRNLDAFKHLVERPAE from the coding sequence ATGGGTGATGTCGAGAAGGCCGGACAGGTCCTGGAGGCCGTCTTCCAGGACGCCGAACTGGAGTGGGAGAACCCCGAGACCGGGACCTACGTGGTCAAGCTGCCCGGCACCCACAAGCTGTCCACGACCCTCTCCCTCCTCGTCGGCCGGCACTCCCTCTCCCTCAACGCCTTCGTCGTGCGCCACCCCGACGAGAACGAGGCGGGCGTCCACCGCTGGCTCCTGGAGCGCAACCTCAAGCTGTACGGCGTGAGTTACGCCGTCGACCGCCTCGGCGACGTCTACGTCACCGCGCGCCTCCCGCTGGCCTCCGTCACCCCCGACGAGATCGACCGCCTCCTCGGCCAGGTCCTGGAGGCGGCCGACGGCGCCTTCAACTCCCTGCTGGAGCTGGGCTTCGCGACCTCCATCCGCAAGGAGTACGCCTGGCGCGTCTCCCGCGGCGAGTCCACCCGCAACCTGGACGCCTTCAAGCACCTCGTCGAACGCCCTGCCGAATGA
- a CDS encoding helix-turn-helix transcriptional regulator, which translates to MASLNVGNLGEYLREQRRNAQLSLRQLAEAAGVSNPYLSQIERGLRKPSAEVLQQVAKALRISAETLYVRAGILDAERDRDEVETRAVILADPSLNERQKQVLLQIYESFRKENGFGAGEPAGEDGAEQGTDDDDAGSRRTAG; encoded by the coding sequence ATGGCATCGCTGAACGTCGGCAATCTCGGGGAGTATCTGCGCGAGCAGCGGCGGAACGCCCAGCTGTCGCTGCGGCAGCTCGCCGAGGCGGCCGGCGTGTCCAATCCGTATCTGAGCCAGATCGAGCGCGGGCTGCGCAAGCCGAGCGCGGAGGTGTTGCAGCAGGTCGCCAAGGCCCTGCGGATCTCCGCCGAGACGCTGTACGTCCGCGCCGGCATCCTCGACGCCGAGCGGGACCGGGACGAGGTGGAGACGCGCGCCGTCATCCTCGCCGATCCCTCGCTCAACGAGCGGCAGAAGCAGGTGCTGCTCCAGATCTACGAGTCCTTCCGCAAGGAGAACGGATTCGGGGCCGGCGAACCCGCGGGTGAGGACGGCGCGGAGCAGGGAACGGACGACGACGATGCCGGCTCGCGGCGGACGGCCGGCTGA
- a CDS encoding NlpC/P60 family protein produces the protein MGTGKRGLLAAALTVVCAVAVLAAPGTALAAPAPPQDAGPTAGTSPTPVPDKDLEQVRQKLDKLYHDAAVATDAYNAAEEKTKKQSAEIVSLAKKIVAGQQKLAQLKDQAGAAAREQYRTGGVPPTAQFLLSDDPDQFLDGAGLVLQSQQAANHLIGERTDTQQQLQDYASDAAAQWKKLDADRKAKASAKKKIQQQIDAAKKLESSLEEKQRERLAQLEQKAALKAQTAWLDTGILDRIHGKASAAGEKAVAFATAQLGKPYVWGAAGPDSFDCSGLTSQAWAAAGHPIPRTSQEQWQQLKHIDVKDMRPGDLVIYFDDASHVALYIGDGAIIQAPRPGRSVTVAGAGSMPILGVVRPDA, from the coding sequence ATGGGTACGGGCAAGCGCGGTCTGCTCGCGGCCGCCCTGACCGTGGTCTGCGCGGTGGCCGTACTCGCGGCACCCGGGACGGCGCTCGCCGCGCCGGCTCCCCCGCAGGACGCCGGTCCGACGGCCGGCACCAGCCCGACACCCGTGCCGGACAAGGACCTTGAACAGGTCCGCCAGAAGCTGGACAAGCTCTACCACGACGCGGCCGTGGCCACCGACGCGTACAACGCGGCGGAGGAGAAGACGAAGAAGCAGTCCGCCGAGATCGTCTCGCTGGCCAAGAAGATCGTGGCCGGGCAGCAGAAACTCGCACAGCTCAAGGACCAGGCGGGCGCGGCGGCCCGGGAGCAGTACCGCACCGGAGGGGTGCCGCCCACCGCCCAGTTCCTGCTCAGCGACGACCCGGACCAGTTCCTGGACGGCGCGGGGCTGGTCCTCCAGAGCCAGCAGGCGGCCAACCATCTGATCGGCGAACGGACCGACACCCAGCAGCAGTTGCAGGACTACGCCTCCGACGCCGCCGCCCAGTGGAAGAAGCTGGACGCCGACCGCAAGGCCAAGGCGAGCGCCAAGAAGAAGATCCAGCAGCAGATCGACGCCGCGAAGAAGCTGGAGTCGTCGCTGGAGGAGAAGCAGCGGGAGCGGCTCGCGCAGCTGGAGCAGAAGGCCGCGCTGAAGGCGCAGACCGCCTGGCTGGACACCGGCATCCTCGACCGGATCCACGGCAAGGCGTCCGCGGCGGGCGAGAAGGCCGTGGCGTTCGCCACCGCCCAGCTCGGCAAGCCGTATGTATGGGGTGCCGCGGGCCCGGACTCCTTCGACTGCTCGGGGCTGACCTCCCAGGCGTGGGCCGCGGCCGGCCACCCCATCCCGCGCACCTCCCAGGAGCAGTGGCAGCAGCTCAAGCACATCGACGTCAAGGACATGCGGCCCGGCGATCTCGTCATCTACTTCGACGACGCCAGCCATGTCGCCCTGTACATAGGGGACGGCGCGATCATCCAGGCCCCGCGTCCGGGGCGCTCGGTGACGGTCGCGGGCGCCGGTTCGATGCCGATCCTGGGGGTCGTACGGCCCGACGCGTGA
- a CDS encoding AraC family transcriptional regulator — protein sequence MGRDCRSPPGRVLYVVCMAANGSASGAANGSARKAPGEEARGAPGEEVSAWRPRVPGVTEVFHARFTEYAYPMHVHDAWTLLIVDAGAVRYDLDRHEHGTPLDTVSLLPPHVPHNGSPATPGGFRKRVVYLDSSRLGEELIGAAVDGPDLRDPVLRLRVGQLHAALARPGDELEAESRLTLVGERLRGHLRRRVEPPGPRRSPRLARQLRELLDARLADGVSLAEASGLLHAHPAHLVRAFSGAYGIAPHQYLMSRRVGRARRLLLDGLPPGEVAALTGFYDQAHLTRHFRTLVGVPPGRYRSGARRIS from the coding sequence ATGGGACGAGACTGCCGGTCCCCGCCGGGCAGGGTCTTGTACGTTGTTTGCATGGCCGCGAACGGGTCCGCGAGCGGGGCCGCGAACGGGTCCGCGCGAAAAGCCCCGGGCGAGGAAGCGCGCGGAGCCCCGGGCGAGGAAGTGAGCGCGTGGCGTCCCCGGGTGCCGGGCGTCACCGAGGTCTTCCACGCCCGTTTCACCGAGTACGCGTACCCGATGCACGTCCATGACGCCTGGACCCTGCTGATCGTGGACGCCGGCGCGGTCCGCTACGACCTCGACCGGCACGAGCACGGCACCCCGCTCGACACGGTCAGCCTGCTGCCCCCGCACGTGCCGCACAACGGCTCCCCCGCGACCCCCGGCGGCTTCCGCAAGCGGGTGGTCTACCTGGACAGCAGCCGGCTCGGCGAGGAGCTGATCGGCGCGGCCGTCGACGGGCCCGATCTGCGCGACCCCGTGCTGCGGCTGCGCGTCGGACAACTGCACGCGGCCCTCGCCCGCCCCGGCGACGAGCTGGAGGCGGAGAGCAGGCTGACCCTCGTCGGGGAGCGGCTGCGGGGGCATCTGCGGCGCCGCGTCGAGCCGCCGGGTCCGCGCCGCTCTCCGCGACTCGCCCGGCAGCTGAGGGAGTTGCTGGACGCGCGGCTCGCCGACGGTGTCTCGCTGGCGGAGGCGTCCGGGCTGCTGCACGCCCATCCCGCCCATCTCGTCCGGGCGTTCAGCGGCGCGTACGGCATCGCACCGCACCAGTACCTGATGTCACGCCGGGTCGGCCGGGCCCGCCGGCTGCTGCTGGACGGGCTGCCGCCCGGCGAGGTGGCGGCCCTGACCGGGTTCTACGACCAGGCCCATCTCACCCGCCACTTCCGCACGTTGGTCGGGGTGCCGCCGGGCCGCTACCGGAGTGGGGCGCGCCGCATCTCGTAG
- a CDS encoding TetR/AcrR family transcriptional regulator: MSPRRSAAEAQATRGRILGRAAEIASEEGLEGITIGRLAEELGMSKSGVHKHFGTKETLQISTLDKAFVDFWHRVVEPALAEPPGLRRLRSVCAGSVDYLQAPLLPGGCLMTAALTEYDGRPGRVRDAVAEVWSRWRDQLRADLTAAVDSGELPAGFDIEQALFEIVAAGLALNAAMQLQRDRAAAGRARRAIERALDQS, encoded by the coding sequence ATGTCACCACGACGCTCAGCGGCCGAAGCGCAGGCCACCAGGGGCCGGATTCTGGGCCGTGCCGCGGAGATCGCCTCCGAGGAGGGGCTGGAGGGCATCACCATCGGCCGGCTCGCCGAGGAGCTCGGGATGAGCAAGTCCGGGGTGCACAAGCACTTCGGCACCAAGGAGACGCTCCAGATCTCCACGCTGGACAAGGCGTTCGTGGACTTCTGGCACCGGGTGGTCGAGCCCGCGCTGGCCGAGCCGCCGGGTCTGCGGCGGCTGCGCTCGGTGTGCGCCGGCTCCGTGGACTACCTCCAGGCTCCGCTGCTGCCCGGCGGCTGCCTGATGACCGCGGCGCTCACCGAGTACGACGGCCGCCCCGGCCGGGTCCGCGACGCGGTGGCCGAGGTGTGGTCGCGCTGGCGGGATCAGCTGCGCGCCGACCTGACCGCGGCGGTGGACAGCGGGGAGCTGCCCGCCGGGTTCGACATCGAGCAGGCGCTGTTCGAGATCGTCGCCGCTGGGCTGGCACTGAACGCGGCCATGCAGCTCCAGCGGGACCGGGCGGCCGCGGGCCGGGCCCGCCGCGCGATCGAACGGGCTCTGGACCAGTCCTGA